Proteins found in one Orcinus orca chromosome 11, mOrcOrc1.1, whole genome shotgun sequence genomic segment:
- the LOC101283179 gene encoding mitochondrial dynamics protein MID51 isoform X2 translates to MAGAGERKSKKDDNGIGTAIDFVLSNARLVLGVGGAAMLGIATLAVKRMYDRAISAPTSPTRLSHSGKRSWEEPNWMGSPRLLNKDMKTGLSRSLQALPTGSSAFDTDTFCPPRPKPLARKGQVDLKKSRLRMSLQEKLLTYYRNRAAIPAGEQARAKQAAVDICAELRSFLRAKLPDMPLRDMYLSGSLYDDLQVVTADHIQLIVPLVLEQNLWSCIPGEDTIMNVPGFFLVRRENPEYFPRGSSYWDRCVVGGYLSPKTVADTFEKVVAGSINWPAIGSLLDYVIRPAPPPEALTLEVQYERDRHLVIDFLPSVTLGDTVLVAKPHRLAQYDNLWRLSLRPAETARLRALDQADSGCRSLCLKILKAVCKSTPALGHLTASQLTNVILHAAQEEADWSPDVLADRFLQALRGLISYLEAGVLPSALNPKDKAFKDTVLVLEVQLDRRLNVSDHVSPTSGPAFLGCCLRGRTGPAASRPLPSVCHRNVMGMFAELSRHLQRLEGRHICTDLFPLSCLSPSTWETGAT, encoded by the exons ATGGCAGGCGCTGGTGAGCGCAAAAGCAAGAAGGATGATAATGGCATCGGGACGGCCATTGATTTTGTGCTCTCCAATGCCCGGCtggtgctgggggtgggtggagcaGCCATGCTGGGCATTGCTACACTGGCGGTTAAGCGG ATGTATGATAGGGCAATCAGTGCCCCTACCAGCCCCACCCGCCTGAGCCATTCAGGGAAAAGGAGCTGGGAAGAACCAAACTGGATGGGCTCCCCCCGATTGCTCAACAAGGACATGAAGACAGGCCTGAGCAGGTCCCTACAGGCCCTTCCCACAGGCTCCTCGGCCTTTGACACAG ATACATTCTGCCCGCCCCGGCCCAAGCCATTGGCCAGGAAGGGCCAGGTAGACTTGAAGAAGTCACGACTCCGCATGTCCCTGCAGGAGAAACTTCTTACTTACTACCGGAACCGGGCGGCCATCCCTGCTGGCGAGCAGGCTCGGGCCAAGCAAGCTGCCGTGGACATATGTGCGGAGCTCCGGAGCTTCCTGCGGGCCAAGTTGCCTGACATGCCACTTCGGGACATGTACCTGAGTGGCAGCCTCTATGATGACCTGCAG GTGGTGACAGCCGACCACATCCAACTCATCGTGCCCCTTGTGCTGGAGCAGAACCTGTGGTCGTGTATCCCCGGAGAGGACACCATCATGAACGTCCCCGGCTTCTTCCTGGTGCGCCGGGAGAACCCAGAGTACTTTCCTCGTGGTAGTAGTTACTGGGACCGCTGTGTAGTAGGGGGCTACCTCTCTCCAAAGACAGTGGCAGACACGTTCGAAAAGGTGGTGGCTGGCTCCATCAACTGGCCGGCCATCGGGTCCCTCTTGGACTATGTGATTCGACCGGCCCCACCCCCGGAGGCTCTGACTCTGGAAGTGCAGTATGAGCGCGACAGGCATCTCGTCATTGACTTCCTGCCGTCGGTGACCCTTGGTGACACTGTCTTGGTGGCCAAACCACACCGGCTAGCCCAGTATGACAACCtgtggcggctgagcctgcgtccTGCCGAGACGGCGCGCTTGCGGGCTCTGGACCAGGCCGACTCTGGCTGCCGCTCTCTGTGCCTCAAGATCCTCAAGGCCGTGTGCAAGTCCACCCCGGCCCTGGGCCACCTCACTGCCAGCCAGCTCACCAACGTCATCCTCCACGCGGCCCAGGAGGAGGCTGACTGGTCTCCCGACGTGCTGGCTGACCGATTCCTGCAGGCCTTGCGGGGACTCATCAGCTACTTGGAGGCCGGAGTTCTGCCCAGCGCCCTAAACCCCAAG GACAAGGCCTTCAAGGACACAGTCTTAGTGCTAGAGGTTCAGCTAGACAGGCGGCTGAACGTCAGTGACCATGTTTCTCCCACGTCAGGCCCTGCCTTTCTAGGATGTTGCCTTAGAGGAAGAACGGGCCCAGCAGCCAGCCGTCCGCTCCCCAGTGTCTGTCACAGGAATGTGATGGGGATGTTTGCTGAGCTCTCCAGGCACCTCCAGAGGCTAGAGGGCAGGCACATATGCACAGACCTCTTCCCCCTGTCCTGTCTCTCACCCAGCACCTGGGAAACCGGTGCTACCTAG
- the ATF4 gene encoding cyclic AMP-dependent transcription factor ATF-4 produces the protein MAEKSFLSSEVLVVDFMSPFDQSGLGAEESLGLLDDYLEVAKHFKPHGFSGDKAKAGFSEWLAMDGLVSASDNGKEDAFSGTDWMVEKMDLKEFDFNALLGIDDLETMPDELLASLDDTCDLFDPLLQEATKESPQLVNPIGHLPESLPTTDQGAPFTFLQPLPLSPGALFSTPDHSFTLELCSEVTSEEDRKPDSTAYLMLVPPCVKEEDAPSDNDSGICMSPDSYLGSPQHSPPTSRGSPNRSLLSPGAPGGSARPKPYDPPGEKMIAAKVKGEKLDKKLKKMEQNKTAATRYRQKKRAEQEALTGECKELEKKNEALKEKADSLAKEIQYLKDLIEEVRKARGKKRTP, from the exons ATGGCCGAGAAGAGCTTCCTGAGCAGCGAGGTGTTGGTGGTGGACTTCATGTCCCCCTTCGACCAGTCGGGTTTGGGGGCTGAAGAGAGCCTGGGTCTCCTAGATGACTACCTGGAGGTGGCCAAGCACTTCAAACCTCATGGGTTCTCTGGCGACAAGGCTAAGGCGGGCTTCTCCGAATGGCTGGCTATGGATGGGTTGGTCAGTGCCTCAGATAACGGCAAGG AGGATGCGTTCTCTGGGACAGATTGGATGGTGGAGAAAATGGATCTGAAGGAGTTTGATTTTAATGCTCTGTTGGGTATAGATGATCTGGAAACCATGCCAGATGAGCTTTTGGCCTCGTTGGATGACACGTGTGATCTCTTTGACCCCCTACTCCAGGAGGCTACTAAGGAGTCCCCTCAGCTTGTGAACCCAATAGGCCATCTTCCAGAAAGTTTGCCAACAACTGACCAGGGTGCCCCTTTCACTTTCTTGcagcctcttcccctctccccaggggCCCTGTTCTCCACTCCAGATCATTCTTTTACTTTAGAGCTATGCAGTGAAGTGACGTCTGAAGAAGATAGGAAGCCAGACTCCACTGCTTACCTTATGCTGGTCCCTCCGTGCGTAAAGGAAGAGGATGCCCCCTCAGATAATGATAGTGGCATCTGTATGAGCCCTGACTCCTATCTGGGCTCTCCCCAGCATAGCCCCCCTACCTCCAGGGGTTCTCCAAATAGAAGCCTGCTATCTCCAGGTGCCCCTGGTGGCTCTGCCCGCCCCAAGCCCTATGACCCTCCTGGAGAGAAGATGATAGCAGCGAAAGTAAAGGGTGAGAAACTAgataagaaactgaagaaaatggaGCAGAACAAGACAGCAGCCACTAGGTACCGCCAGAAGAAGAGGGCAGAGCAGGAGGCCCTCACTGGTGAATGTAAAGAGCTAGAAAAGAAGAATGAGGCTCTGAAAGAGAAGGCAGATTCCTTGGCCAAGGAGATCCAGTATCTGAAAGATTTAATAGAAGAGGTCCGCAAGGCAAGGGGGAAGAAGAGGACCCCCTAG
- the LOC101283179 gene encoding mitochondrial dynamics protein MID51 isoform X1: protein MAGAGERKSKKDDNGIGTAIDFVLSNARLVLGVGGAAMLGIATLAVKRMYDRAISAPTSPTRLSHSGKRSWEEPNWMGSPRLLNKDMKTGLSRSLQALPTGSSAFDTDTFCPPRPKPLARKGQVDLKKSRLRMSLQEKLLTYYRNRAAIPAGEQARAKQAAVDICAELRSFLRAKLPDMPLRDMYLSGSLYDDLQVVTADHIQLIVPLVLEQNLWSCIPGEDTIMNVPGFFLVRRENPEYFPRGSSYWDRCVVGGYLSPKTVADTFEKVVAGSINWPAIGSLLDYVIRPAPPPEALTLEVQYERDRHLVIDFLPSVTLGDTVLVAKPHRLAQYDNLWRLSLRPAETARLRALDQADSGCRSLCLKILKAVCKSTPALGHLTASQLTNVILHAAQEEADWSPDVLADRFLQALRGLISYLEAGVLPSALNPKVNLFAELTPEEIDELGYTLYCSLSEPEVLLQT from the exons ATGGCAGGCGCTGGTGAGCGCAAAAGCAAGAAGGATGATAATGGCATCGGGACGGCCATTGATTTTGTGCTCTCCAATGCCCGGCtggtgctgggggtgggtggagcaGCCATGCTGGGCATTGCTACACTGGCGGTTAAGCGG ATGTATGATAGGGCAATCAGTGCCCCTACCAGCCCCACCCGCCTGAGCCATTCAGGGAAAAGGAGCTGGGAAGAACCAAACTGGATGGGCTCCCCCCGATTGCTCAACAAGGACATGAAGACAGGCCTGAGCAGGTCCCTACAGGCCCTTCCCACAGGCTCCTCGGCCTTTGACACAG ATACATTCTGCCCGCCCCGGCCCAAGCCATTGGCCAGGAAGGGCCAGGTAGACTTGAAGAAGTCACGACTCCGCATGTCCCTGCAGGAGAAACTTCTTACTTACTACCGGAACCGGGCGGCCATCCCTGCTGGCGAGCAGGCTCGGGCCAAGCAAGCTGCCGTGGACATATGTGCGGAGCTCCGGAGCTTCCTGCGGGCCAAGTTGCCTGACATGCCACTTCGGGACATGTACCTGAGTGGCAGCCTCTATGATGACCTGCAG GTGGTGACAGCCGACCACATCCAACTCATCGTGCCCCTTGTGCTGGAGCAGAACCTGTGGTCGTGTATCCCCGGAGAGGACACCATCATGAACGTCCCCGGCTTCTTCCTGGTGCGCCGGGAGAACCCAGAGTACTTTCCTCGTGGTAGTAGTTACTGGGACCGCTGTGTAGTAGGGGGCTACCTCTCTCCAAAGACAGTGGCAGACACGTTCGAAAAGGTGGTGGCTGGCTCCATCAACTGGCCGGCCATCGGGTCCCTCTTGGACTATGTGATTCGACCGGCCCCACCCCCGGAGGCTCTGACTCTGGAAGTGCAGTATGAGCGCGACAGGCATCTCGTCATTGACTTCCTGCCGTCGGTGACCCTTGGTGACACTGTCTTGGTGGCCAAACCACACCGGCTAGCCCAGTATGACAACCtgtggcggctgagcctgcgtccTGCCGAGACGGCGCGCTTGCGGGCTCTGGACCAGGCCGACTCTGGCTGCCGCTCTCTGTGCCTCAAGATCCTCAAGGCCGTGTGCAAGTCCACCCCGGCCCTGGGCCACCTCACTGCCAGCCAGCTCACCAACGTCATCCTCCACGCGGCCCAGGAGGAGGCTGACTGGTCTCCCGACGTGCTGGCTGACCGATTCCTGCAGGCCTTGCGGGGACTCATCAGCTACTTGGAGGCCGGAGTTCTGCCCAGCGCCCTAAACCCCAAGGTGAACTTATTTGCAGAGCTTACCCCTGAGGAAATAGACGAATTGGGATACACTCTCTATTGCTCACTGTCTGAGCCAGAGGTGCTGCTGCAGACGTAG
- the LOC125960386 gene encoding MIEF1 upstream open reading frame protein codes for MAPWSREAVLSLYRALLRQGRELRYTDRDFYFASIRREFRKNQKLEDPEARERQLEKGLVFLHSKLGGII; via the coding sequence ATGGCCCCATGGAGCCGAGAGGCGGTGCTGAGTCTCTACCGGGCTCTGCTGCGCCAAGGCCGAGAGCTTCGCTACACTGACCGAGACTTCTACTTTGCCTCCATCCGCCGTGAGTTCCGGAAAAATCAGAAGCTAGAGGATCCTGAGGCCCGGGAGAGGCAGCTGGAAAAGGGCCTGGTATTCCTCCACAGCAAACTGGGAGGGATTATTTAG